The following coding sequences lie in one Capsicum annuum cultivar UCD-10X-F1 chromosome 5, UCD10Xv1.1, whole genome shotgun sequence genomic window:
- the LOC107871779 gene encoding uncharacterized protein LOC107871779, whose protein sequence is MDSMWNTAAGCIKETAREVLGVSRGWFGRHQGDWWWNEEVKKKVASKKVVYIKLVESKDEENRWVSTEEYKLAKKKAKLVVFAEKVCEVIHKMRRGRATGLDEISVDFWKFASGAGLRRLNDLFNNIFKSAKMPEAWRWSTMIPLNKNKGDI, encoded by the exons ATGGATAGTATGTGGAACACAGCTGCGGGTTGCATCAAGGAGACGGCTAGAGAGGTTTTGGGTGTTTCGAGAGGCTGGTTTGGCCGAcatcagggggattggtggtggaatgaagaagttaagaagaaggtgGCATCGAAGAAGGTGGTTTAcattaagttggttgagagtaaggatgaagagaaCAGGTGGGTGAGCAcagaggagtacaagttagctaagaAGAAGGCAAAGTTAGTAGTCTTTGCTG AGAAGGTTTGTGAGGTGATTCACAAGATGCGAAGAGGCAGGGCGACAGGGCTCGATgagatttcggtggatttttggaagtttgctAGCGGGGCAGGGTTGAGGAGGTTGAACGATTTGTtcaacaacattttcaagtccgCTAAGATGCCAGAGGCATGGAGATGGAGCACAATGATTCCTTTaaataagaataagggtgacatttag